Proteins from a single region of Urocitellus parryii isolate mUroPar1 chromosome 4, mUroPar1.hap1, whole genome shotgun sequence:
- the LOC113177065 gene encoding olfactory receptor 6B9-like: MQQMNITLVSEFILVGFPTAPWMQLLLFFLFLMVYLLVVAENLVIMFTVWDTVSLHKPMYYFLSSMSFLEVWYVSVTVPKMLDGFLLQRRHISFTGCMTQLYFFISLACTECVLLAAMAYDRYVAICHPLRYPVIMTTGYCVQLVAFSYMTGFMITVIKVYFISHVTFCGSNVMNHFFCDISPILKLACKDMSTAELVDFALAIVILIFPLTITVLSYVYIVSTILRISSTQGRMKAFSTCASHLTVVIIYYTAMIFMYARPRAIASFNSNKLISAVYAVLTPMLNPFIYCLRNQEVKNAIKKTLGGGKCLLLS, translated from the coding sequence ATGCAGCAGATGAACATCACTCTGGTCAGTGAGTTCATCCTGGTGGGCTTCCCCACTGCCCCATGGATGCagctcctgctcttcttcctcttcctcatggTCTACTTGTTGGTGGTAGCAGAGAATCTTGTTATCATGTTCACTGTTTGGGACACAGTCTCCCTCCATAAGCCCATGTACTATTTCCTGAGTAGCATGTCATTCCTGGAGGTCTGGTATGTCTCTGTCACAGTCCCCAAGATGCTGGATGGATTCCTCCTGCAGAGACGGCACATCTCCTTCACAGGTTGCATGACCCAGCTCTATTTCTTTATCTCTCTAGCCTGCACAGAGTGTGTGCTTTTAGCagccatggcctatgaccgctatgtggccatctgccaccctCTTCGATATCCAGTCATCATGACCACAGGTTATTGTGTGCAGCTGGTTGCTTTCTCCTACATGACTGGCTTCATGATCACCGTGATCAAAGTCTATTTCATTTCACATGTCACCTTCTGTGGCTCCAATGTCATGAACCACTTTTTCTGTGATATCTCACCAATCCTCAAACTGGCATGCAAAGACATGTCCACAGCTGAGTTGGTAGATTTTGCATTGGCAATTGTCATTTTAATCTTTCCTCTCACCATTACTGTCCTTTCTTATGTCTACATAGTGTCCACGATTTTGCGTATATCCTCTACTCAGGGAAGGatgaaggccttctccacctgtgcatcCCACCTCACTGTAGTCATAATTTATTACACAGCCATGATTTTCATGTATGCCAGGCCAAGAGCTATTGCATCATTTAATTCCAACAAACTAATCTCAGCTGTGTATGCAGTCCTCACACCCATGCTAAATCCTTTCATCTACTGTCTAAGGAACCAAGAAGTCAAGAATGCCATCAAGAAGACCTTGGGGGGAGGCAAATGCCTCCTGCTCAGCTGA
- the LOC113177069 gene encoding olfactory receptor 226: MERRNHSGRVSEFVLLGFPAPVPLRALLFSLSLLAYVLVLSENTLIIVAIRNHSTLHKPMYFFLANMSFLEIWYVTVTIPKMLAGFIGSKQNHGQIISFEGCMTQLYFFLGLGCTECVLLAVMAYDRYVAICHPLHYAVIVSGRLCVQLAAGSWAGGFGISMVKVFLISRLSYCGPNIINHFFCDVSPLLNLSCTDMSIAELTDFVLAIFILLGPLSVTGASYMAITGAVMRIPSAAGRHKAFSTCASHLTVVVIFYAASIFIYARPKALSAFDTNKLVSVLYAVIVPLLNPVIYCLRNQEVKRALRRTLHLYQGQDANLRKSGREMVRGEV, encoded by the coding sequence ATGGAGCGGAGGAACCATAGTGGGAGAGTGAGTGAGTTTGTGTTGCTGGGCTTCCCAGCTCCTGTGCCTCTGCGGGCACTGTtgttctccctttctctgctggCCTATGTGTTAGTGCTATCTGAAAACACCCTCATCATTGTGGCAATTAGGAACCACTCCACCCTTCACAAacccatgtatttttttctggctaATATGTCCTTCCTAGAGATCTGGTATGTCACTGTCACTATTCCCAAGATGCTTGCTGGCTTCATTGGGTCCAAGCAGAATCATGGACAGATAATCTCCTTTGAGGGTTGCATGACCCAGCTTTACTTTTTCCTGGGCTTGGGCTGCACTGAGTGTGTCCTTCTTGCTGTTATGGCTTAtgatcgctatgtggccatctgtcatCCTCTCCATTATGCTGTCATTGTGAGTGGCCGGCTGTGTGTACAGCTAGCTGCTGGCTCCTGGGCTGGAGGCTTTGGCATCTCCATGGTCAAAGTGTTTCTCATTTCTCGCCTTTCTTACTGTGGCCCCAACATCAtcaaccacttcttctgtgatgtcTCCCCATTGCTCAACCTTTCATGCACTGACATGTCCATAGCAGAACTTACAGACTTTGTTCTGGCCATTTTTATCCTGCTGGGACCACTCTCTGTCACTGGAGCTTCCTACATGGCCATTACTGGTGCTGTGATGCGCATCCCCTCCGCCGCTGGACGCCATAAAGCCTTTTCCACCTGTGCCTCTCACCTCACTGTTGTGGTCATCTTCTATGCAGCCAGTATCTTCATCTATGCCCGGCCTAAAGCACTCTCTGCTTTTGACACCAACAAGCTGGTCTCTGTACTCTATGCTGTCATTGTACCTTTGCTCAATCCCGTCATCTACTGCTTGCGTAACCAAGAAGTCAAGAGAGCCCTACGTCGAACTCTTCACCTGTACCAGGGACAGGATGCTAACCTGAGGAAATCTGGCAGAGAAATGGTTAGAGGGGAAGTGTGA